From one Streptomyces sp. ICC1 genomic stretch:
- a CDS encoding cold-shock protein yields MATGIVKWFNAEKGFGFIEQDGGGPDVFAHYSNIAATGFRELQEGQKVTFDVTQGQKGPQAENIVAS; encoded by the coding sequence ATGGCAACTGGCATCGTGAAGTGGTTCAACGCCGAAAAGGGCTTCGGCTTCATCGAGCAGGACGGCGGCGGTCCCGACGTCTTCGCGCACTACAGCAACATCGCCGCCACCGGCTTCCGGGAGCTCCAGGAGGGCCAGAAGGTGACCTTCGACGTCACCCAGGGCCAGAAGGGCCCCCAGGCCGAGAACATCGTGGCTTCCTGA
- a CDS encoding MFS transporter, translating into MARQDLGRSFGWLWSAFAASTAGTFLGFGAFPLIAIQVLHVGPAAVSALPAAALAVGSLLALPLGPWVEVRRKKPVMIAADLVRFGALLTVPAAYFAGRLTYTQLLVVAVVSAAANIAFAAAGGAYLKQLVRPDQLLVANGRFESTAWTATAVGPTLGGAAISLLGPAVTVLANAAGFLLSALGIGAIREKEAAPERAEPARFRASDLVKGWKFIHEDRRLRPLFWNTVAVNALIMATEPLLAVLLLHDLGWSAWQYGLVFGLACTGGFIGARLAPRLEARYGRRRVLTTSGVLRALWPVGLFFVVPGTAGMVLVVAVELVLITCIGVFNPLFATERLQRVPAERVGRVLVAWKITGSGATAALTALFGVLASVTGARAAIGVAGLLLLATPFLLPRGGGKWPGRVPASAGSEKARP; encoded by the coding sequence CCCGGCCGCGGTGTCGGCGCTTCCCGCCGCGGCTCTGGCGGTCGGCTCGCTCCTCGCGCTCCCGCTCGGCCCGTGGGTCGAGGTCCGGCGGAAGAAGCCCGTCATGATCGCCGCCGACCTGGTGCGGTTCGGCGCCCTGCTGACGGTCCCGGCGGCGTACTTCGCCGGCCGGCTGACCTACACCCAGCTGCTGGTCGTCGCCGTGGTCAGCGCGGCGGCGAACATCGCGTTCGCCGCCGCCGGCGGCGCCTACCTCAAGCAGCTCGTGCGCCCGGACCAGCTGCTGGTGGCCAACGGCCGCTTCGAGTCGACCGCCTGGACCGCCACGGCCGTCGGCCCGACCCTGGGCGGGGCGGCCATCAGCCTGCTGGGCCCTGCGGTCACCGTGCTCGCCAACGCCGCCGGCTTCCTGCTGTCCGCGCTCGGGATCGGCGCGATCCGGGAGAAGGAGGCCGCCCCCGAGCGGGCCGAGCCCGCGCGGTTCCGGGCTTCGGACCTGGTCAAGGGCTGGAAGTTCATCCACGAAGACCGGCGGCTGCGCCCGCTGTTCTGGAACACCGTGGCCGTCAACGCACTGATCATGGCCACGGAACCGCTGCTGGCCGTTCTGCTGCTGCACGACCTGGGCTGGTCGGCGTGGCAGTACGGACTCGTGTTCGGCCTGGCCTGCACCGGCGGGTTCATCGGCGCCCGCCTCGCCCCGCGGCTGGAGGCCCGCTACGGGCGCCGGCGCGTCCTGACCACCTCCGGGGTCCTGCGCGCCCTGTGGCCCGTCGGCCTGTTCTTCGTCGTTCCCGGGACCGCCGGCATGGTCCTGGTCGTCGCCGTCGAACTGGTCCTGATCACGTGCATCGGCGTGTTCAACCCGCTGTTCGCGACCGAGCGCCTCCAGCGGGTTCCGGCCGAGCGGGTCGGGCGCGTCCTGGTGGCCTGGAAGATCACCGGCAGCGGCGCGACCGCCGCGCTGACGGCCCTCTTCGGGGTCCTGGCCTCGGTCACCGGCGCCCGCGCCGCGATCGGCGTCGCCGGCCTGCTTCTCCTGGCGACCCCGTTCCTCCTGCCGCGCGGGGGCGGGAAGTGGCCGGGACGGGTCCCCGCGTCGGCCGGGAGCGAGAAGGCCCGCCCGTGA